The following DNA comes from Gammaproteobacteria bacterium.
CCATTCGCGCGTGTCGCCATCCACTTCGTCAATGCCCGGGGTATCAATAAAGTGCACCCCGCCGGTCTGGTGTTCGGCCAGTGGTCGATCCTGCCACTCTTGTTGCTGTTTTTGTTTGGTCTCGCCATGCAAGGGGCTCACGGCAAAATGGTTTTCACCCATTAAGGCATTCAACAAAGACGATTTACCCACACTGACTCGCCCGAACACCACAATATGAATCTCTTCCTGTTCGATCTTCTTGAGTAAGGCTCTGAGTTCGTCGAACTCGTTTTCTAATGCGGCGCGCACCTCGTCTGGCACACTGCTGTCGTGCAGGAGTTCACGCAAACTGTTTTGCACCTCATGCGCTTGGGTGTCGTTTGCACCGCCAGTAGAACCGCCAGTAGAACCGCCAGTAGAACCGCCAGTTGAATCGCCAGTTGAACCGCGAGTTGCGCGGTCAGGGAAACCGGGATCAGTCTGAACGGTTTTCTTTTCTTGCTTCGAGAACCAGTTGCGCAAAGCGCCGCGTTCCCAGGGCCAGATTTTCATTCAGATAATCCTTAAATTGTGTGGCGGCGGGTGCCGGACTCAAGGTGCCGCGCACGGCCATGCTGGCACTCAGGCTGCGACCCAGAGCATCAAAGATCAAACCGTAGGCGCCGGCGTGGGCAATGCCGCCAGTGATGGTGCCGATGCCCGGAAAGGCTTTTAAACCGTTACCGGCAATGGCCAACACTACCGGCAAGGCTTTTTGTAAATGCTGCTCGACCAGTTCCAGGAAGGTTTGCACATCCACCTTGCGGGCCTCGATGTCATACACCGCAGAGATCTCATTCACCATTTGTTTGCCAAGATAGCCCTGGATCAATAGATCACTGCCGGGCGCCACCGCGGCCATGGCACCGAAGATCGCGCGTTTGGTGTAGGTTTTTACAATCTTTTCGGCTTGTTCTTGTTTGAAGCGGGTTTCGGCCTTATCCAGTTTTCGATCAACCAAAACAAATACGGCACTGTCGCGCAGGGACTCCAACCAGCCAGCGTGGGTATCAATGGTGGCTTGAATGGCCTCCACCAGTTTTTGGGTATCACTCTGGCGCGCACGACTTTGCTGCAACACACTGCCGTCTTGTTGCTGCACTTCCACGATTTCCTCACCACCGGAAATGGTGGTTACCACAGGCACTTCAAGTTTGAGGGAAAGATCCTGCACGATCTCGCTGACGTAAGCGGATAACTTTTGGCTGAC
Coding sequences within:
- a CDS encoding GTP-binding protein, which gives rise to MKIWPWERGALRNWFSKQEKKTVQTDPGFPDRATRGSTGDSTGGSTGGSTGGSTGGANDTQAHEVQNSLRELLHDSSVPDEVRAALENEFDELRALLKKIEQEEIHIVVFGRVSVGKSSLLNALMGENHFAVSPLHGETKQKQQQEWQDRPLAEHQTGGVHFIDTPGIDEVDGDTREWIARKAAQRADIILFVVDSDLTQTEFQALQSLKQFSQPMLLILNKADQYSEQEQTRLLKHLKQRVQGLVDPEHVLATSARSVEKKILLEQADGSYLEQEKILTPEVNELKDHIWHIVEHEGRTLAALNASLFASDLSDDVGKQV